A genomic segment from Aegilops tauschii subsp. strangulata cultivar AL8/78 chromosome 1, Aet v6.0, whole genome shotgun sequence encodes:
- the LOC109775499 gene encoding chalcone synthase 2-like: MMVASSSQLEEVRRAQQAVGLATVLAIGTAVPANCVYQATYPDYYFRVTKSEHLPDLKEKFERMCEKSTIRKRHMHLTEEILKKNPSICSHMEPSLDTRHDIVVVEVPKLGKEAAERAIKEWGQPLSKITHVVFCTTSGVDMPGADYQLTRLLGLSPTVKRLMMYQQGCFGGATVLRMAKDIAENNRGARVLVVCSEITAMAFRGPSKSHLDSLVGHALFGDGAAAAIIGADPDVPFEKPLFQLVSASQTILPDSEGAINGHLTEAGLTIHLLKDVPGLISENIEQALEDAFKPLGIHDWNSIFWIAHPGGPAILDMVEEKVGLDKERMRASREVLSEYGNMSSACVLFVLDVMRKTSSQDGQATTGEGKEWGVLFGFGPGLTVETLVLYSVPITATA, encoded by the coding sequence TTGGAGGAAGTGAGAAGGGCACAGCAGGCGGTGGGTCTGGCGACCGTGCTGGCAATCGGCACGGCCGTCCCGGCCAACTGCGTGTACCAGGCCACCTACCCGGACTACTATTTCAGAGTCACCAAGAGCGAGCACCTCCCGGACCTCAAGGAGAAGTTTGAGAGGATGTGCGAGAAGTCCACGATCAGGAAGAGGCACATGCACCTCACCGAAGAGATCCTGAAAAAGAACCCTAGCATCTGCTCCCACATGGAGCCGTCGCTGGACACGCGCCACGACATTGTCGTCGTGGAGGTGCCCAAACTTGGGAAAGAGGCGGCAGAGAGGGCCATCAAGGAGTGGGGCCAGCCACTGTCGAAGATCACCCACGTCGTCTTCTGCACCACCTCCGGCGTGGACATGCCAGGCGCCGACTACCAGTTGACGAGGCTGCTTGGCCTCTCGCCGACGGTCAAACGCCTCATGATGTACCAGCAAGGCTGCTTTGGCGGTGCCACGGTGCTCCGCATGGCTAAAGACATCGCCGAGAACAACCGCGGCGCACGTGTGTTGGTGGTCTGCTCGGAGATTACCGCCATGGCATTCCGTGGCCCCTCCAAGTCCCATTTGGATTCGCTGGTCGGACATGCGCTCTTTGGCGATGGCGCGGCCGCTGCCATCATCGGCGCCGACCCCGACGTGCCCTTCGAGAAGCCACTCTTCCAGCTAGTATCAGCGAGCCAGACCATCCTGCCCGACTCCGAGGGTGCCATCAACGGCCACCTTACGGAGGCAGGGCTCACCATCCACCTTCTCAAGGACGTGCCCGGGCTCATCTCCGAGAACATCGAGCAAGCGCTCGAGGACGCCTTCAAGCCTCTGGGCATCCACGACTGGAACTCCATCTTCTGGATTGCACACCCTGGCGGGCCGGCGATCCTGGACATGGTTGAGGAGAAAGTTGGCCTTGACAAGGAACGCATGCGCGCCAGCCGAGAGGTCCTGTCGGAGTACGGCAATATGTCCAGCGCATGTGTCCTCTTCGTCCTCGACGTGATGCGTAAGACCTCTTCCCAGGATGGCCAAGCAACCACTGGAGAGGGTAAGGAGTGGGGTGTCCTCTTCGGCTTTGGCCCCGGCCTCACCGTCGAGACGCTCGTCCTCTACAGCGTCCCGATCACAGCCACTGCATGA